A single region of the Populus nigra chromosome 2, ddPopNigr1.1, whole genome shotgun sequence genome encodes:
- the LOC133681573 gene encoding putative nucleobase-ascorbate transporter 10 has translation MAQSCNTCFGGGINVCFGAGGGGRGRGGGGGGSGGGGGGGGGGGGGGGGGGGGGGDANKKPELQPYPVKEQLPGVQYCINSPPPWPEALILGFQHYLLTLGMTVMIPSIIVPRMGGGDAEKARVIQTLLFTSGLSTLFQTLFGTRLPSVAVGSYAYMIPTTSIVLASRHTSCLDNDVRFVQTMRAIQGALILAGCFQIIMGFLGLWRNAVRFLSPISIVPCVTFAGLGLYYLGFPTLAKCVEIGLPGMLIMVFFSQYLPRYVQSKRPICDRFAVLFTAAITWLFALILTASTVYNDKSEITQLTCRTDRVGLIHASPWIYIPYPFQWGSPTFKAGEVFAMITASFVSLFESTGTFYATSRYGSATPVPPSVVSRGVGWLGIGVLLNGFFGCVTGFTASVENAGLLALTKVGSRRVIQISAGFMIFFSLFGKFGAFFASIPLPIIAAVYCVLFGYTSSAGLGFLQFCNLNSFRTKFILGFSFFIGISMPQYFREYYQYVHVHARYRWFHDIVTVIFMSHTTVAALVALFLDCTLAKENDETTNDTGLKWWEKFSLYSSDVRNDEFYALPCKLNKLFPAL, from the exons ATGGCCCAAAGTTGCAATACTTGTTTCGGTGGTGGCATCAATGTTTGTTTTGGTGCTGGTGGTGGAGGCAGAGGcagaggtggtggtggaggaggaagtggaggaggtggaggtggaggtggaggtggaggaggtggtggtggtggaggtggtggtggtggaggtgatgCCAACAAAAAACCTGAGCTGCAACCATATCCAGTGAAAGAGCAACTACCCGGAGTCCAATACTGCATAAATAGTCCTCCTCCATGGC CTGAAGCTCTCATATTAGGTTTCCAACATTATCTCTTGACTCTTGGCATGACTGTTATGATACCGAGCATAATCGTTCCTCGAATGGGTGGTGGTGAT GCTGAGAAGGCTAGAGTAATACAGACCTTGCTCTTCACTTCAGGATTGAGCACACTTTTTCAAACTTTATTCGGTACCCGTCTTCCTTCGGTAGCAGTGGGTTCATATGCATATATGATACCGACCACCTCAATTGTCCTTGCTAGCAGACATACTTCGTGCTTGGATAACGATGTG AGATTTGTACAAACAATGAGAGCAATACAAGGAGCTCTGATTCTTGCAggttgttttcaaataattatggGATTTTTGGGTTTATGGAGAAATGCAGTCAG GTTCCTTAGTCCTATTTCTATTGTTCCTTGTGTAACTTTTGCTGGACTTGGGCTCTACTATCTAGGCTTTCCCACG CTGGCGAAATGTGTTGAGATTGGGCTTCCAGGAATGCtaataatggtttttttctcacaa TATCTTCCTCGTTATGTACAGTCAAAGAGGCCTATATGTGATCGTTTTGCAGTGTTGTTCACAGCTGCAATCACATGGTTATTTGCACTAATTCTAACTGCAAGTACTGTGTATAATGACAAATCTGAAATCACTCAGTTGACTTGCCGCACTGATCGTGTTGGACTTATTCATGCCTCGCCCTG GATATATATTCCTTACCCATTTCAGTGGGGAAGCCCAACATTCAAGGCTGGTGAAGTTTTTGCAATGATAACTGCTTCTTTCGTTTCTCTATTTGAG TCCACTGGTACATTTTATGCAACATCAAGATATGGAAGCGCCACTCCTGTGCCCCCTTCAGTTGTGAGTCGTGGTGTTGGCTGGCTG gGAATCGGGGTTTTACTCAATGGCTTTTTTGGTTGTGTGACAGGCTTTACTGCTTCGGT GGAAAATGCAGGTTTATTGGCATTGACAAAAGTAGGAAGCCGGAGAGTAATTCAAATATCAGCTGgattcatgattttcttttctctatttg GAAAATTTGGAGCATTCTTCGCATCTATACCTTTGCCGATCATTGCTGCTGTGtattgtgttttgtttggttATACCT CTTCTGCAGGCCTCGGTTTTCTCCAATTTTGTAACCTAAATAGTTTCAGAACAAAATTCATACTGGGGTTTTCCTTCTTCATTGGCATTTCGATGCCACAATACTTCAGAGAATACTATCAGTATGTTCATGTGCACGCCAGATACAGATGG TTTCATGATATAGTGACTGTCATCTTCATGTCCCACACAACTGTGGCTGCTTTGGTTGCGTTGTTCTTGGATTGCACGCTggcaaaagaaaatgatgagacAACGAACGACACGGGCCTGAAGTGGTGGGAGAAATTCAGTTTATACAGTTCAGATGTTAGAAATGATGAATTCTATGCACTTCCATGCAAGCTCAATAAGTTGTTCCCTGCCCtttga